The following proteins come from a genomic window of Acinonyx jubatus isolate Ajub_Pintada_27869175 chromosome C1, VMU_Ajub_asm_v1.0, whole genome shotgun sequence:
- the LOC106973356 gene encoding cytochrome b-c1 complex subunit 6, mitochondrial isoform X2, translated as MGDPILPFLASVWLCQLAFCTDPLTTVREQCEQLEKCVKARERLELCDERVSSRSKTEEDCTEELFDFLHARDHCVAHKLFNSLK; from the exons ATGGGAGACCCCATTCTGCCATTTCTGGCGTCAGTGTGGCTCTGCCAGCTGGCCTTCTGCACG GATCCTCTAACAACGGTGAGAGAGCAATGCGAGCAGCTGGAGAAATGTGTAAAGGCTCGGGAGCGGCTAGAGCTCTGTGATGAGCGCGTATCCTCCAGGTCAAAGACAGAGGAGGATTGCACAGAGGAGCTCTTTGACTTCCTGCATGCAAGGGACCATTGT GTGGCCCACAAACTCTTTAACAGCTTGAAATAA
- the LOC106973356 gene encoding cytochrome b-c1 complex subunit 6, mitochondrial isoform X1: protein MGLEDERKILTGSGDPKEEEEEEEELVDPLTTVREQCEQLEKCVKARERLELCDERVSSRSKTEEDCTEELFDFLHARDHCVAHKLFNSLK, encoded by the exons ATGGGGCTGGAGGACGAGCGAAAGATCCTGACTGGGTCCGGAGACCCCAAAGAG gaggaagaggaggaggaggaattagTG GATCCTCTAACAACGGTGAGAGAGCAATGCGAGCAGCTGGAGAAATGTGTAAAGGCTCGGGAGCGGCTAGAGCTCTGTGATGAGCGCGTATCCTCCAGGTCAAAGACAGAGGAGGATTGCACAGAGGAGCTCTTTGACTTCCTGCATGCAAGGGACCATTGT GTGGCCCACAAACTCTTTAACAGCTTGAAATAA